agtttggagaatattatttcataaagtgaaaattcaagttctgaaattttctaagtgaaaatttgaaatacaacattttcgatcagtcgaaactttggctcgatcgatcgaaatggtaaagaaaaaatccTGGAATCTTTGGATGTCTCGATCGCTGCTTCTTGTTCGTTCGATTGAAAAGAGCACTTGATCGATCAAAAGTAATTTTCCGATGGAAAATCATGAAATAGgatttttctgcagaattttttgGTGACTATTCAGAGAGTTTGAAGAGGTTTCAAGCCTTATGAACGgttttataaaacattttaactctccatacgtgccttttgatgaaatataaccctatgggtataaatagagacttatgttcacttgaaaaatagtaagttagagagaaacacaagaaattcTGTGGTCATTCTCTAGAATTGCTATTTGTAGAACCCAATATCTTGGTTGTATCCTGAGGACAAATTTGcgataaccctttagcaacaatAGTGCagggggcaaatattgtctaaggaaaatGATATTATGTCTCCAAGTTATCTATTTctatttgtcttttgtgttaaccttgttcttccattattactttgtataATATCTCCAACATATTATAATGCAATGAATTACTTGGCGGATGAATTTGCTTGCATGGCCTCCTACCCATGATTGGTTGCCTAAAAAAACAGTATGTATCATGGTAAGTTTCTTATGAACATAGGTGCACTAGAATTTTCTTAACAGTAATTTATGAACATTATGTGTGATGTCAACTGTCAAGTTTATGCTGCAtgttaatttctaaaatatgcaAATTATGCAAATTGATGATTGTGGTCATGTTAGATATACTTATCATGGAAGATTGTTGAAGTACTGTGTTAAGTGATTTTGAAGCAAACATCATATTCAAAGAAAGTCACTATCCAATAGATAATTGCACTAttgtctttttttaatgaatcccGTGCATTACACGGGTTACCGActagtgaaaataaaattgcactaaaagttagaaaaaaatggcaaaatgaAAAGTCAAGAAAGGCAACACGTTTGCATCTTGAACTTCTCTTCACCTAGCCTTAAACTATTGTCCCTATTCCTAATATGCAAACACAAAACAACACATGGAAATACACTTCTCTTCACCTAGACTAACCTATTGTCCCTAATATGCAAACACATAACACATAACACATGAAAAATATTTCACCGTCCAAACTAAAGTTGGTGACGATGAATCTGAAGAAATTTTCAATAACAAGACTGATTTAACAAATCAAGAAAACGTTACTAGCAATGAAGGTAGGATTGTATCTGAGAAACTTAAAGATAGAAAGTgtgagaaagtgagagaaagtaagagaaaagagaggaaaggaGAGAAAACTTGTACTAACTATTTGAAATTCTTCTCATAATAACAACTGAGCTTGATGCTCTGTATTTATAGTACACAATAATCATAACTACTTAATTAATCTTCAACATTATACATATCTAAACCCATAAACCTAGGGAATTCTGATCAGTGGCTTTAACTGAATTTCGCGCCAACCAACTGCTCTTTGAACTGAGTAAAAAGACCCGTTTCACAACTAACGCTCCTTTTAATGAAACGACGCGTTTAGCGCAATACCTTTCCTTTTAATGAAACGATGCGTTTAGCGCAATACTAAACACTGTCATTTTGATCCTCAGAAATCTTCAACCTCTGTCGTGGCCTCTGTACAGGTCTGTCTTCAACAGAATCCTACACTAAATTCATTAAAGTTTGTTCATTGTCATTATTTTGTGATCACAAACTTGTCAGGTCTCACACATGGGAtctaattgttttgttttgttttgtttggaagCCTACTGTAAGATACAAGTAGTATCACATCAAGATTCTCTTTGATGAATTTGTTATAGGGCCAGCTTGTTACTAAACAGTTCTCAAGAGTATAACATTGACTATGAGGAGACCATTATTCTTGTTGCACACCTCTATTATGTGGCACTCTCATCTCAGTCATGCTTGGTCACTAAGGTTTTGTTAGCTCTAGTCAATTCTAAATcatttgattgtattttatgTAAACAAGGAGAAAAATTAAACGATTGATGAACAATGGCTAAGAGGCACACATTGACGTTGTCCTTAGATAATATTTGCTCCTACACAAATATTGCTACAAGGTTACTTTTCTCAGGATACAACTTGTAAgggtcatatttttatgtaattcgTATATCCTATGACAAAACACACTATGCTTGTAGTGGGGTAGTTTCTAAGTGGTTTCAAGAACAACATAACAAGTAGTATTGTTGAGgacatgaagattactcaacCTATAGTGCAGAGAAGACAAAACAGAAAGACTCAATACCTATCTCAACACCTttgatctatcgagatttaatgaacctTGATACCTATCTTGACACCTttgatctatcgagatttaatgaacctCGATACCTATCTCGATCTATTGCGTTGAGAGATTTCTGATATAGCCTACAATGTATTCTAAtcggctatttgtttatgggtttgtgtaaacctaataggaataggagagcccatttaAAATGCCAATTAAGCACATATTTAAACAAGGCGGTAGAGAAAGAGAACACTAACTGAAATgcttcataaggttttttttatcGAAACCCTAGCCTCCACCTTTGGAACTTGTGAGTTCAGAAAACAGAAGAAAGAGATCTCGCTGCGACCCTTGTGCGCCTTTACCACtcacttttacttttttatctCCTCACTACACTATATCTTGGCGTTACAGTTCCATCAcccccttcatcttccttttattcTGAATCTTCTTCTCCCACACAAAATGGTCACAACTACCTTCCCAATTCAGTGATCAAAAAATGCCTTAAAGTCCATGAAAATTTTTCGTAATGCTACTCCTTTTGAATTGCTAGCAGCAATCTTTGGGTTACTTACTacatgttaatatatatatatatatatatatatatatatatatatataaataaagtagAGATCTTAGGTAGGAGAGGCATTAGGTTATGTAGCGCACtcattgaaaatataattaaaatctaaataaaaaaaagtgagaaacaaACTGCCAACATATTTATTAGAGCATGACATAAAGCAACCACATCAGTGCCATTCTAAAAAAGATTACATAATACTGTTGTCTGATTTTGCAGTGTGAATGAAATAGCTAGTTATTAGTATATACCTGGCCATTCATTTCACAAAACACAGCATTATTCAATTGAAGTGGACATCATCCATGCGTAAAGGataaatggataattaattttttggagGAGTGTTGCCATACTGCCATCGAAGATGATCCATGTTTTGAATGCTTATACCACCAGCTACCTCTTCTATTGGTACAGCATCAGATATCTCTTTGAGGTCTTCTTCTGTAAGTTTCACCTTCAAAGAGCCAATATTGTTATCCAGGTTCCTGATCTTAGTTGTCCCTATAAAAGTTCAATGCAAATGAATGAACCATATAAGAGATTTGACACattggaaaataaaatcttgCAAAACAGTTCCAAAGTTATCTGAAATCAGACCCAACTGTATATGAGCATATTAGTGAACACTGATTCATGATTTTATTATTCCACGAAACCAAAATACCACTGTTTTAAAGATTTAGCAACTAGACAGATCTACAGCCAATGATGCCATAAGACGCAATCACAAACCTTAACCCATAAGAAAATCTTATTTAGTTATGACAGCAAGCTAACACATTGTTTATGAATATGTTGACATTAACTAAAATCTGAGTTTTTCTAAGGCTGTTATGACATTATGAGTTTAAAACAGGCATTATCTATGTAATTTCCAGCCATGAAAtggacttttttctttttttgtttttatgccAAACTTTGAATCCTAAGAATAGCACCAAGTCACAACATTAACGTCATATTTACTTGAGAGCTCTCTTCCTCATTTTCCTTGACGTTTAATGTCATGTTTGTTTCTATAATATGCACTTTATCTTAATTCTACAGGTTGCAGATTAATAGAGGAAGAGCATTACACACTGAGTCAACATAATTTCAATTTGCAGCACATAAGAGAAAATAGTATTAGTAGTATTAAATAGAACTTCAGCCACTTTTCTGACTCTGaggaaaacttaaaaatatttttgaaagatgaggaaaaattaattatgtAGCACATTTACACTAATGCAATTAATCAGGacccaaaatagaaaaaagaaagccaATTACCAGGTATGGGTACAATATCATCTCCTTGTTGGAGAACCCATGCAAGTGAAAGTTGAGCAGGAGTGCATTGGTGCTTTCTAGCAAGTCCTtctatttgattaaaaatgGCCTTGTTCTTGACCAAATTTTCTCCTTGAAACCGAGGGTGCATGTACTTAGAGAAGAAAGAGCAGGCAGTCAGTTTAGTTAAAGCATTTTCAATGTTATTATTACTATATAATATTAAAGAGAAAGGCCAAAATTGTTGAAATTCTTATATAAGATGGTtctaaagtattttttttagagcCTTATCCCCCAAAACTCTGGGGTCAGgtatggatcctcaacaaactAATCAGGAATTTGGGATTGGCCAGGTGTATTTATCTTTGATATTCTTTCAGATGCAAAATCATATTCTTTGTTGCGTTTTTAATTAATATGCCTTTTTTTGattacttctactaatgttattttagaCCTcctcctatttctttttttttttcccttgaccATAATCAAATTGCTCTTCCTCTTCAATGCAATAATCACTCTCTTTTGCAATTGACTAAACTATCTCAAGCAACTCTCCCTTATCTTATTATCAGTAATATCCTTATATTTAAATGGGTTTCTTCACTTTGCACCCTATTTTTCCTTgtataataacttaaaaaatgagataaataatGCATTTGCATGAAAAACTGTTTAGGGAAGAttcttttaagaaaacattttcaatagtaGATGTTACAATGTATAATTCTTTTAAATCTCCAACTAAATAAACATTAGCGAAGATCCAACTCTTTAAGAAATAAAGTGTGGAATATTAACATAGTTCATCCAAGTCATGACATGTTAACTATTTAACATGAAATGTCATCTATGGTATTAGTGAGGTTGATGAAAAAGTTTAATtgcatattttcaaaattttagggacttggttgcaaattttcaaatatttgagATGAAATTGGAACTTGAAAACTTCAAGGACTAATAGTGTTTGCCCTTGtaggaattttttattcaatgaaccTGAAGAATGCATTgttcaaagaaaaatatcattgttGCCTGAAAAATCATTCAGGCGATTTAAAAGTCTAACAAATAAATGACACAAAGTATTGGTGAAATTGGTACCAAAAAGCTATTTGCAGCCAAACTTTCCACAACTCCTTTGCCAGCGAAAAAACCACGACCAAGAGGACTGTATGGAACTAGTCCAATGCCAAGCTCCCTACATGCACAAAATATCAAGACTCAAGAGAGCATTCTCATGCTTCAGGATAAgataaaaatttcattattgTAGCAGTcattcaaaagagaaaatagtatttgaaacacaagaaagaataggaaaaaaaaggagagatttTTAGGATAGATGCAATCTGATCAGTCAATTAGAAATCATCATCCGTGAACAGAACAAACCTGCAAAGTGGAATTATTTCATCTTCAATATCACGAGTCCAGAGAGACCACTCCATTTGTAAAGCTGTGATGGGATGCACAGCATGTGCCCTCCTTATTGTATCTGGGCTGGGTTCAGATAGACCAATATACTTGATTTTTCCCTCTTCTACCAGTTTCTTAAGTTCACCAACCTACATTCAAATAAGATGTATCTAAAATTTGCCACCAAAATCCCACCATCACTAcaatgaaataataaatttgcaaagaaattgacaatttcaaattacaaacaagaaataattcaaaaagGCCAACCATTACAGGCTTGTGATTGAAAGGGCATTAGAATCACTTACAGTTTCTTCAATGGGCACTTTTGTGTCTACCCGATGCTGATAATACAGATCAATGTATTCCACATCAAGACGCTTCAAGCTAGCCTCACAGCTTGAGTGAACATACTCAGGGCTACCATTTACTTTTACATTAGGATATTCCCGTGTTTGGATGCCAAATTTGGTGgctatttgaattttttctctTGGCAACTGCTTCAAGGCCTGAAAGATATAAACTTCTTTCAGATAATTACACAGAATTTTAACCTGGTCCTCAATTATTAATCAATGCTCTAGCAGATGATATAGAAAGTAGTATCAAAAAGATATTTCTACATCAGTGACCATTTTTAGATTTACTACCAGATAGGAATTAAAACATTTAACTTCTTGAGCTAGTAGAAATGTAGAATTAAAATTGGTGTTAATTACCTTCCCGAGCAGAATTTCATTAATATGGGGTCCATAAATGTCAGCTGAATCGAAGAAAGTGATCCCCTTACTGAAAGCATGCTTTATTACTGCGATTCCATCTTCCTCGGAGAGAGGAGAACTGTAGGCTCCAGTCAGGCTCATACATCCAAACCCCAACTTTGAGACCTGAGAAAAAGAGTCAAGAATTCAAAGAAAtgaacaacaaaaaattgacaaatatGTTGTAGAACGAAAGTAAAGCACAACGAATTATTTTAGTAGAGGAAACTATTCCTTAAAACCTTTAGAACTTGTGCATCTTGAACGGGGGAAAGATCAACTgctattttgaaaacaatttgaAGAATTTATAGTTTTAGTTAAATGCATTACTAAATTTTCATGGTTATAGGTTATCTATGCAGGTTCAACCTTATGTCGTGAGTCTTTGTAGAAGAAAGGAACAGGACTACATATATCTGAAGTCTCCATCATTTCtatcatttttaattcctcTGAAGCCTCCCATATGACAAGATATGAAGCACACAAGATTTGGAGGACTTTAatacataaaaacattaatttctGAAAATAGAAATGATGAAGGAGGATTTTGTTGATTCCTTAATCTTGTTGTAGTCTCTATTATATAGTGTAGATGATTacccaatataaaaatataaaaatgacattAAAACTCAACTTCCCCCTATCCACAAAATCAAATTGGTGTATTTGTATCAATTATATGAAAATTTCTTAGTATGCTAGGCAAGAGAATTCTAACTACTCTTTACTGCTGTCTTCAGAAGATTAAACAAATCTCTTTGGATTTAAACTTTACCTTAACAGTTTGACAATCACCTTAATCTGTTCAGTTCATCATGTTGAGCTTGGTTTTCCGGTATACAGATGGGTGCATTGGTGTCATAAAACAGAGTTTCAAGGGCATCATAACATCAAAACACATTTCAATTATAAGTATCCAAAAACTCTTGTTTTAGCATTCCCATTTAAACTAGCTGCCAAGAATAGTTTCTCACTATGCCAATGCTTATAGATTGCCCGTTATTAAATCATTCCTCTTTTTTGAGGTTGaaccaatcaaaaaaataacCCACAGAACCGCTGCCATTAACTGCTTATGCTTTGATTTAAGAATTGTGTTTCTTAGCAGTGACACAATTCCCGCGGCAGTAGGAAGTTCTTGTTGAAGAGTGCAAAATGAATATAGAAGACATAATAATTGCGGCCAAATCTTAAGATTGGTAAAGTTTAGCACTTCTCTACAAACTCATTCTCGATCTAGCATGTGACGAACTAAATAGCTTCATACAAATTGTTTCAAATTTATGATGCACTGTTCCTTGTCTCTAACTAACATACCA
This genomic stretch from Quercus lobata isolate SW786 chromosome 3, ValleyOak3.0 Primary Assembly, whole genome shotgun sequence harbors:
- the LOC115979228 gene encoding probable aldo-keto reductase 1, coding for MAEANEFQIPRVKLGNQGLEVSKLGFGCMSLTGAYSSPLSEEDGIAVIKHAFSKGITFFDSADIYGPHINEILLGKALKQLPREKIQIATKFGIQTREYPNVKVNGSPEYVHSSCEASLKRLDVEYIDLYYQHRVDTKVPIEETVGELKKLVEEGKIKYIGLSEPSPDTIRRAHAVHPITALQMEWSLWTRDIEDEIIPLCRELGIGLVPYSPLGRGFFAGKGVVESLAANSFLYMHPRFQGENLVKNKAIFNQIEGLARKHQCTPAQLSLAWVLQQGDDIVPIPGTTKIRNLDNNIGSLKVKLTEEDLKEISDAVPIEEVAGGISIQNMDHLRWQYGNTPPKN